The following proteins are co-located in the Candidatus Lokiarchaeota archaeon genome:
- a CDS encoding MFS transporter, which produces MKTETIQIMAGAAVLSAFTYVPILARDYLGANEFYVTLLVSSYAAAMFVSSYVFGRAGDIHGRRVVLRIGLLLSTLSFALLLIASSPESLFIIRVLNGFCIGIYPGALAAYAHESKMAMGRFATFGALGWGFGTALAGLAAGFNIYYAFALSSLFYMMAFATSMKLPPIEHDEMDVPLLPMKTLKQNLPVYLAILIRHSSASAVWTLWPLLLSDLGADFFMIGIVQASNSISQVIFMAAITDRIGYEKLVIMGLLASAITFAWFALVTNILQMIPAQILLGFSWACLYVGALRYVTDRNKEKSTASGLLQSMMSISGVIGPIIATILYFVWPSYTPILLNAMIMSFVAFIIFTYGVRKRNAAKSGYADTGFRF; this is translated from the coding sequence GTGAAGACGGAGACTATCCAGATTATGGCTGGAGCAGCGGTCCTTTCTGCCTTCACGTATGTCCCGATATTAGCACGGGATTACCTAGGAGCAAACGAATTCTACGTAACATTGCTGGTAAGCTCCTATGCTGCTGCCATGTTTGTCTCAAGCTATGTTTTCGGACGAGCAGGCGACATTCATGGTCGCAGAGTGGTTCTAAGAATCGGCTTACTGCTTTCTACATTGAGCTTTGCTCTCCTTCTCATAGCTTCATCGCCAGAATCACTTTTCATCATCAGAGTGCTAAACGGCTTCTGTATTGGCATATATCCAGGAGCGCTGGCAGCGTATGCTCACGAATCCAAGATGGCAATGGGGAGATTCGCTACCTTTGGTGCGCTCGGATGGGGGTTTGGAACCGCGCTTGCCGGGTTGGCTGCAGGCTTCAATATCTATTATGCATTTGCTCTTTCCAGTCTTTTCTACATGATGGCATTTGCCACCTCAATGAAGCTGCCTCCAATAGAACACGATGAAATGGACGTCCCTTTGCTTCCAATGAAAACACTGAAGCAAAACCTCCCGGTCTATCTTGCAATTCTTATTCGCCACAGCAGTGCTTCCGCTGTGTGGACCCTATGGCCTCTTCTTCTTAGCGACTTGGGTGCTGACTTCTTCATGATTGGAATTGTTCAAGCTAGCAATTCAATTAGTCAGGTAATTTTCATGGCCGCCATTACGGACCGTATAGGATATGAGAAGCTAGTTATAATGGGACTTCTGGCGTCTGCCATAACATTTGCTTGGTTCGCCTTGGTAACCAATATCCTTCAGATGATTCCTGCTCAGATTCTTCTTGGATTCTCCTGGGCATGTCTGTATGTTGGGGCTCTTCGATATGTCACTGATCGAAATAAAGAGAAAAGCACAGCTTCGGGACTGCTTCAGTCAATGATGTCCATTTCAGGCGTCATAGGCCCCATTATAGCAACGATTCTCTATTTTGTCTGGCCAAGCTATACCCCCATACTGCTCAATGCTATGATAATGTCATTCGTGGCATTCATCATATTCACGTATGGAGTTAGAAAACGGAATGCCGCTAAGAGCGGCTACGCGGATACGGGCTTCCGCTTCTAG
- a CDS encoding MFS transporter, whose translation MATDDESNNTETAKMPVQDSASEDTESYEPEKMRWLYVLAIGLGFFTTGISWSVYNSYLPADFLPTFIVGDLQNTIIGAVMVLDNAVALFMQPYIGAKSDATQTKWGRRMPYIMIGAPIAAAFFTLVAYGWAVFGFWAMFAFITSFNIAMAFYRAPVVALMPDLVPEEHRSKANGVINLMGGIGAIYAFAVASQIYKISDPALGSLLGVTAAQSGPVLAFLTTSVIMVVSVIILFFVVKEPEVPHDARDKMGIIEAFQTVSFSEDKSAAALLGAILFWFFGYNAIETWFTRYGKEVLGFLTADASFLLNGIALSFVIFAVPAGYIAGKIGRRRTILVGLCIMIASLFVLWFTVDYWLILGILGVAGVGWAFVNVNSIVMIWQLIGQEKVGAGTGLYYASSMTAAIVGPFISGVIFDLTSIAVLFPLSITFFVISLILTLMVRTGEVGDAAIGE comes from the coding sequence TTGGCAACAGATGACGAGTCGAATAATACCGAAACAGCGAAGATGCCCGTGCAAGATTCGGCCTCCGAGGATACAGAGTCCTACGAGCCGGAGAAGATGCGCTGGCTGTATGTTCTGGCAATAGGTTTGGGTTTCTTTACGACAGGTATAAGCTGGAGTGTGTATAATAGCTACCTTCCTGCCGATTTCCTTCCTACATTCATCGTTGGTGATCTTCAAAACACGATTATCGGCGCTGTTATGGTCCTTGATAATGCAGTTGCTCTCTTCATGCAGCCATACATCGGCGCTAAGTCTGATGCTACTCAAACGAAATGGGGGCGAAGGATGCCGTATATCATGATTGGTGCACCGATCGCAGCAGCATTTTTCACACTCGTGGCATATGGCTGGGCAGTATTCGGCTTTTGGGCAATGTTCGCATTCATCACCTCTTTCAACATCGCAATGGCTTTCTACCGAGCACCGGTTGTGGCACTGATGCCTGATTTGGTACCTGAAGAACACCGGTCCAAAGCTAATGGCGTCATCAATCTGATGGGCGGGATTGGGGCCATCTACGCTTTCGCTGTGGCATCTCAGATTTACAAAATAAGTGATCCCGCTCTAGGTTCACTCCTTGGAGTAACAGCGGCTCAATCGGGTCCAGTCCTCGCTTTTCTGACAACATCAGTGATTATGGTTGTCTCTGTGATTATCCTCTTCTTCGTTGTTAAGGAACCAGAAGTTCCTCATGATGCACGTGATAAGATGGGTATCATCGAAGCTTTCCAGACCGTGTCTTTCTCGGAGGACAAGTCTGCAGCTGCATTGCTTGGCGCCATTCTGTTCTGGTTCTTCGGCTATAACGCTATTGAAACATGGTTTACCCGCTATGGCAAAGAAGTCCTCGGTTTTCTTACTGCCGACGCATCGTTCCTACTGAATGGGATTGCTTTGTCCTTTGTCATCTTCGCTGTTCCCGCAGGTTATATTGCAGGGAAAATTGGGCGAAGACGGACCATACTAGTGGGTCTATGTATCATGATTGCCTCACTCTTTGTGCTATGGTTTACAGTTGATTACTGGCTGATTCTTGGAATTCTAGGTGTAGCTGGGGTGGGTTGGGCTTTTGTTAATGTTAACAGTATCGTCATGATTTGGCAGCTTATAGGTCAGGAGAAAGTTGGTGCCGGAACTGGGCTGTACTATGCCAGCAGTATGACAGCTGCTATTGTTGGTCCATTCATAAGCGGAGTCATTTTCGATTTGACCTCCATAGCAGTGCTTTTCCCGCTTTCAATTACTTTCTTCGTCATCTCACTGATTCTCACCCTCATGGTCCGAACAGGTGAAGTCGGTGATGCCGCTATTGGAGAATGA
- a CDS encoding methyltransferase domain-containing protein, protein MRKPNVLLNHLSSLRCPKCQGKLNLSDTSNISNRILQNTLYCDNGHCWQIKDGIVSLNHPKFIRRKETDVRGKILRGVLKEKDSLNLSLEDIMKPVRECIPHHSGIRILEMSAGGFTSYLLLQDMLDNLEGTPELHAMDSSAERLNHTMHKIYEQDIPVTGVHGNETHAPYPAEWFDLVFQIGQLSTFRSKETIMKEMLRLVAPSGSAVILDWGMSPKIRDKGSSERLLKDLQPLANRPPLESLPNDVDSAEIEYIARDLMFSIRMQK, encoded by the coding sequence ATGAGGAAACCAAATGTGCTACTGAATCATCTCTCGTCTTTGCGGTGCCCAAAGTGCCAAGGCAAGTTGAATCTCTCAGACACATCAAATATCTCCAACCGAATACTCCAGAATACACTCTACTGTGATAATGGGCATTGCTGGCAAATTAAGGATGGAATCGTTTCACTCAACCATCCGAAATTCATTCGCAGAAAAGAAACAGATGTACGAGGAAAAATACTTCGAGGGGTCTTAAAGGAAAAAGACTCACTTAACTTGAGCCTGGAGGATATCATGAAACCTGTGAGGGAATGTATACCTCATCACAGCGGTATTCGTATTCTTGAGATGTCTGCAGGAGGATTTACGAGCTACCTGCTACTCCAAGATATGTTAGACAACCTCGAGGGTACACCCGAACTGCATGCAATGGATTCAAGCGCAGAAAGGTTGAATCATACAATGCACAAAATCTACGAGCAGGATATACCAGTAACAGGCGTACATGGTAATGAAACCCATGCGCCGTACCCTGCAGAATGGTTTGATCTGGTTTTTCAGATTGGTCAACTAAGTACCTTTAGAAGCAAGGAGACCATCATGAAAGAAATGCTGCGCCTTGTTGCCCCAAGTGGTTCAGCGGTAATTCTTGATTGGGGTATGTCGCCAAAAATCAGAGATAAGGGGAGTAGCGAAAGGCTATTGAAGGATCTTCAGCCACTCGCCAATAGACCTCCCCTAGAGTCGCTACCTAACGACGTAGATAGCGCGGAGATAGAGTACATAGCGCGAGATTTGATGTTCTCCATCCGGATGCAGAAATGA
- a CDS encoding DUF58 domain-containing protein, producing MLTERGFMVVFAGVLLLTSGFSFVNYYLVVAGVYLLVGLVITLPLFATTANVAGIEIERELHKRKIFSGDFVKIKVTVRNNSSRHFDFIEIHDRYPETWILAIGENFIASRIEPGSTITFSYILQARMRGRYFLGPTEVVMRDRLGLHYYKRLLTESTEVLVYPTWQDVRRLEALGKQRQLGLMFGAHRTKTVGMGTEFAGFREYTPGDPFRLIDWKSSAKRDDIVVKQYEQEKNIQIVCMIDCSGSMGNGYPENTKLEYAIRSAVLLSHLGLERKDLVGTCVFSDIVHSIVEPSLRPNHMYDVLEALAMAEPGGWSNYERAISKVTEKVRKRSFFIWLTDLEASPTPLLNAMKTLIANGHKAMVISPFGPWFEAPVGQFGPVEKVLAEAVSEELWERRMKIGRALSRFGIEVVNVGPEDFLPTVIEQYERAKRQGVALF from the coding sequence GTGCTGACAGAGCGAGGCTTCATGGTTGTATTCGCAGGGGTTCTACTCCTCACTAGTGGTTTCTCTTTCGTGAACTACTATCTCGTAGTAGCTGGCGTGTATCTGCTTGTTGGTCTCGTTATCACACTCCCCTTGTTTGCAACAACTGCCAATGTTGCTGGTATTGAAATTGAGCGAGAACTCCACAAGAGGAAGATATTTTCTGGCGATTTTGTGAAAATAAAGGTAACAGTCAGAAACAATTCGTCTCGTCATTTTGATTTCATTGAGATACATGATCGATACCCAGAAACATGGATTCTCGCAATCGGGGAGAATTTCATTGCTTCACGGATAGAGCCTGGTAGTACCATCACCTTTTCTTACATACTACAGGCGAGGATGCGCGGGCGGTACTTTCTTGGTCCGACAGAAGTCGTTATGCGAGACCGTCTTGGATTGCATTACTATAAGCGGCTTCTTACGGAATCTACCGAAGTGCTTGTATACCCGACATGGCAGGACGTTAGAAGGCTAGAAGCCCTCGGTAAACAGCGACAGCTTGGCCTTATGTTTGGAGCACACAGAACAAAGACCGTGGGGATGGGAACGGAGTTTGCTGGTTTCCGTGAATATACGCCTGGTGATCCTTTCCGGCTTATCGATTGGAAGAGCAGCGCAAAACGTGATGATATTGTAGTAAAACAGTATGAGCAGGAAAAAAACATCCAGATTGTTTGTATGATTGATTGTAGCGGAAGCATGGGAAACGGGTATCCCGAAAATACCAAACTCGAATATGCGATACGATCTGCGGTTCTCCTATCACACCTTGGACTGGAACGCAAGGACTTGGTTGGAACGTGTGTATTCAGTGATATTGTTCACTCTATCGTTGAACCCAGTTTGCGTCCAAACCATATGTATGATGTTCTCGAAGCTTTGGCTATGGCTGAACCCGGGGGATGGAGCAACTACGAACGTGCCATTTCAAAGGTAACTGAAAAGGTTCGGAAACGAAGTTTCTTCATCTGGCTAACTGACCTGGAAGCTAGCCCAACGCCTCTCCTCAACGCGATGAAGACGCTTATCGCTAACGGACATAAGGCGATGGTTATTAGCCCCTTTGGACCTTGGTTTGAGGCTCCAGTTGGTCAATTTGGTCCTGTAGAGAAAGTACTAGCTGAAGCGGTATCTGAGGAACTCTGGGAACGCCGCATGAAAATCGGAAGGGCACTCTCAAGGTTTGGTATTGAAGTAGTCAATGTGGGGCCGGAAGACTTCCTCCCCACTGTGATTGAGCAGTATGAACGCGCTAAACGTCAAGGAGTGGCTTTATTCTGA
- a CDS encoding AAA domain-containing protein: protein MTIDDVHKLSNAIIKECQRVIVGKTRILRNTLTALLSDGHVVLEGVPGLAKTYMARTFASILGCKFNRIQLTVDTLPADLLGSNVYNQKSSEFWFRKGPVFANLVLADEINRCPPKSQSALLEVMEERQVSTEGVTRKLPRPFLMIATQNPVEQEGTYPLPEAQLDRFMFRLILDYPTPSEEAEIVRRKHRGEVTDLRVLASPGIIVKMQEACRTVHIDEDIVNYIRDMIVRTRNDPQILLGGSPRASLVLMNASKARAAMHGRDYVIPEDVRKLAVQALNHRLILKPEAELEGLTVERVVSKILGEVDCPR, encoded by the coding sequence ATGACTATAGACGATGTTCATAAGCTTTCAAATGCTATAATCAAGGAGTGCCAGCGGGTAATTGTTGGCAAGACCCGCATCCTCCGGAATACACTTACTGCCCTTCTTTCAGATGGGCATGTTGTACTAGAAGGAGTGCCAGGTTTAGCGAAAACATACATGGCTCGCACCTTTGCTTCTATACTGGGCTGCAAATTCAACCGAATACAACTGACAGTTGATACATTGCCCGCAGACCTGCTTGGAAGTAATGTGTACAATCAAAAGAGCTCAGAATTTTGGTTTCGCAAGGGACCTGTTTTCGCGAATCTGGTTCTTGCTGACGAGATTAACAGGTGTCCTCCAAAATCTCAGAGTGCATTACTTGAGGTCATGGAAGAACGGCAGGTTTCAACGGAAGGTGTAACGCGGAAATTACCACGTCCCTTCCTCATGATTGCCACGCAGAATCCTGTTGAACAGGAAGGAACGTATCCTCTTCCTGAAGCTCAACTGGATCGCTTTATGTTTCGTCTGATTCTTGACTATCCGACACCCAGCGAAGAGGCAGAGATAGTACGACGGAAACACAGAGGCGAGGTGACAGATCTACGGGTGCTTGCGAGCCCCGGTATTATTGTAAAAATGCAGGAGGCCTGCAGGACTGTACATATCGACGAAGATATTGTCAATTACATACGTGATATGATTGTCCGAACGCGTAACGACCCTCAGATTCTTCTGGGTGGTTCTCCGAGAGCATCTCTGGTGTTGATGAATGCCTCCAAAGCTCGGGCTGCAATGCATGGTCGCGACTATGTTATTCCCGAAGATGTTCGGAAGCTCGCTGTTCAAGCTCTGAACCATCGGCTTATCCTGAAGCCCGAAGCAGAACTTGAAGGTCTTACCGTTGAACGCGTGGTAAGTAAGATACTGGGAGAAGTCGACTGCCCGCGATAA
- a CDS encoding DUF4129 domain-containing protein, producing MQIQIILPIVAASGAVIVVLLYLYYVRGMFRGQTRTTGMDVSSKLRNIKKLANAGKYGTAITLAYRTFEEMVGKKIGSERANSETSREYLDRMVDSISVDRDIVSEFLEIYEEARFSGHKMSKAQYENAIRIFTDLYPRVDIAKPRE from the coding sequence ATGCAAATTCAAATAATACTGCCAATTGTGGCTGCGAGCGGAGCAGTGATTGTGGTACTATTGTACCTCTACTATGTTCGCGGGATGTTTCGCGGCCAAACCAGAACAACTGGCATGGATGTATCAAGCAAGCTGCGTAATATCAAGAAGCTTGCAAATGCAGGAAAATACGGAACTGCGATAACCCTTGCCTATCGCACGTTTGAGGAAATGGTTGGCAAGAAAATAGGGTCAGAACGTGCCAACTCAGAAACCTCAAGAGAATATCTTGACCGAATGGTCGACTCGATTTCCGTAGACCGGGACATAGTAAGTGAATTTCTCGAAATCTATGAAGAGGCGAGATTCTCCGGTCACAAAATGAGCAAGGCTCAATATGAGAATGCCATTAGGATATTTACAGATCTTTATCCCCGTGTTGATATAGCTAAACCACGGGAGTAA
- a CDS encoding HD domain-containing protein, which translates to MFPEEAIRSYSKEILSNSERGAHSFSHVERVYAIARDLGEKLGANMRILGAAALLHDIGRPKEEKTGKSHAILSGEMSREFLRDSGYEKDEIAEVIDAIRTHRFSENIEPNSLEGEILSDADKLDAMGAIGVFRAIARATLRDLGIPGFLKHAEEKLLKLVDCMYTEEAQKIAEKRHNLLHSFVEELKGEIRTNGVY; encoded by the coding sequence ATGTTTCCCGAAGAAGCTATCCGGTCCTATTCCAAGGAAATTCTGTCAAATTCAGAAAGAGGTGCACATTCCTTCAGCCATGTTGAACGGGTCTATGCTATCGCAAGAGACCTAGGTGAGAAATTGGGTGCGAATATGAGGATCCTGGGAGCTGCAGCTCTTCTTCATGATATCGGCAGACCAAAGGAAGAGAAGACCGGAAAATCACATGCTATACTATCAGGTGAGATGAGCAGAGAGTTTCTTCGTGATTCGGGTTATGAGAAGGACGAAATTGCGGAGGTTATTGATGCAATTCGGACGCATCGCTTCAGCGAAAATATTGAACCGAATTCGCTTGAAGGAGAAATACTCAGCGATGCCGATAAACTGGATGCGATGGGCGCAATCGGAGTGTTCCGAGCTATTGCCAGAGCCACTCTGAGGGATTTAGGAATACCTGGCTTTCTGAAGCATGCTGAAGAGAAGCTCTTGAAGCTTGTTGACTGTATGTACACTGAAGAAGCTCAGAAAATTGCTGAAAAAAGACATAATCTCTTACACAGCTTTGTAGAAGAACTAAAAGGCGAAATCCGAACTAACGGTGTCTATTGA